TAGGGGATGGCGTCGCCGGTGGTTTCTTCGGTGGTGTCCACCAGTAACTTGAAATTGCGTGCCAGTGGCAGGTTTTCTTCCTTGATCACCTTCATCGCATACAGCGTTACCACGATACCGTTCTTGTCATCTTCGGTGCCGCGGCCATACATGCGATCGCCAATCAGTGTGACCTTGAACGGGTCGAGGCGCGTGCCGTCGGCCAGGACCCAGTTTTCCGGGGTCACCGGTACCACGTCGGCGTGGGCGTGAATGCCGACCACTTGATCGCCGGCACCTTCCAGGGAAATTTCGTAGACGCGATCATCGACATTGCGAAAGTTCAGGTTGAAGGACTGCGCCAGGGCCTTGATTTTTTCGGCAATCTTTTTGAATTCGGGGTTGTCGTGCTGGGCAACACCCTCAACCTGGAAGGTCGGGATGGCCACCAACTCGCGCAGGGTTTCGGTGGCGGCTGCACCGTATTTCACCCGGGCATAGAGGCCTAGCAGGCGATGGATATCGTTCTGTTGCTCGGCGGTCAGCGTCTTGTTGTCGAGAAAGACAGTGATGGCCGGGCCAAGATTGGCGGATTTCGCCACGTCGCTTTTGCCTAGGTTGCCGAGGAATGTACGGAAGTCCTTGATCGAGGCGTCATTCAGAGTTTTGAGAATAGTCGCGCTCTGTTGCGGGTTGATGCTGGCGACGGCAGACACGCTAATTGAAGACAGGCTGGCGACCATCAGGGTGGCGGCGGCCAAGTGCTTGAGGGAGAAGTCCATTGCTGGGGCATTCCTTTGCAGGCGGTGAGTAGGATGTTTCCGATTTTTATGTCGGAAACATTTTCACACACTAGCACCACCCACACGCCGGAGGGGAGCCCTCCGGCAGGGTGATGTCCTATCTCAATAAGAAAACGCCGCCCGCCATCAGTCTGTCAGTCCAGGCTGTAGCGCACCGACAGCGTGCCCTTTTTCTCCGACAGGCCGAGGATCGTGACCTGCCCGACTTGCGCGAGGGCTTGTACGTGAGTGCCGCCGCAGGCGTAGGGCGGCAGGTCACCAAAACCGACTTCCCTGGTGTCGCCGTCCAGCGTCATATGGCGTGGCAGGTCGGTGCCGATCCATTGGTTGACCTGTTCCTGCAAGGCATCAGCTTGCATGTCTTGGGCCGATTCCCCACGGATAAAACTGATCTTGCCTTCACCGGGCCAGTGGTGGGCCTTGATCGGCATCCAGCCCAGGGTTTCACCAGCATTGCCGATCAAGTGCCCGGCAGAATGCAGGCGTGTATGCAGGGTGCGACGTTGGCCGTCGACCCGCGCTTGCACGGGCCCAAGTGCGACGGGCTGGTCAACGTAGTGCACGATGCGCTCTGCTTCCTGCACCACTTTCAACACGTTGCTGTCTCCCAGCCTGCCCGTATCAAAGGGCTGGCCGCCACCTTGGGGGTGGAAAATGGTGGACTGCAGGACCACCGCAAACTGCTGCTCAACGGGCGTGCACTCCAGCACATCAACATCGGCAACCAGGTGGTCATGGGTAAAAAACAGGCGCTGGGTCATCGTCTACATCCGTATCAGGGTTCTACGCAGCAGTATAAGTAGTGCGTCAATGAGTGATAATCCGCTGAAATCTCAATGGACTTGTGCGTCATGAGCATCAATCTTCCTTTGCCGCTGCTGGGCGAAATGGCGATTTTCGTCAAAGTGGTGGAAGCCGGCAGCTTCTCTGAGGCGGCACGCCAACTGGGGGCTTCGCCATCGGCGGTGAGTCGCAGCATCTCGCGGCTGGAAAAGGCCCTGGCTACGCGGCTGTTGCAACGCACCACACGCAAATTGCGCTTGAGCGAAGGTGGCGAAGAAGTCTTCAAACGCTGCCAGGAGATGGTCAATGCGGCGCGCTCTGTGATGGAAGTCAGTGGCCAGTACACCCACGAGGCCGAAGGGCTGGTGCGTGTCAGCGTGCCCAAGGCAGTGGGGCGGTTTGTGGTGCATCCGCATATGCCGGAGTTTCTGCGGCGTTATCCCAAGGTCGATGTGCAGTTGATCCTCGAAGATCGGCAGGTGGATTTGATTGATGACAATGTCGACCTGAGCATCCGTATCACCGATAGCCCGCCGCCAGGGTTGGTAGGGCGCCAGTTACTGCCTATCGAGCATCTGCTGTGTGCCACGCCGCAGTATCTGGCTGCCCATGGCACGCCGCTGCATCCCCATGACTTGCTGGAGCACAGTTGTATCTACCTGGGCGAAACCCCCGGGGATGCGCGCTGGAAATTCCGCCAGGCTGGCAAGACAGTGACGGTGGGCGTGCGCGGTCGCTATGCGGCCAATCACACCGGGGTACGGTTGGATGCAGTGCTGCAGGATGTGGGGATTGGCAGCCTGCCGTATTTCACTGCTCGGCATGCCTTGGAGGAGGGGCGGTTGGTGCAGGTGCTGGCGCAATGGGATTTCATTGCCTCGTACCATGGGGATGCCTGGTTGCTGCATTCACCCACGCGGTACCTGCCGCCGAAACTGCGGGTGTTTATCGATTATCTGGTGGAGTGCATGGCCAGGGAGCCGACATTGCGCCGGCGGTAGGGGCACGGTCGAAAATGTGGGAGCGGGCTTGCCCGCGATGGCTGAGTGTCAGTCGATACATTGGTTGACTGATACACCGCTATCGCGGGCAAGCCCGCTCCCACACAAGCCCGCTCTCACATTTGATATTCAGTGTGTTCGGGATCAGTGCTTGGGCTGGTCGTTGGACATGGCCAGCAATTGCTTTTCCTGGTTCCAGTCGAACGGCTCGTCATTCTGTTCGGCTTCGAAGCGGCGTTCTTCCAGGGCTTGGTACAGGTCCAGTTCATCGTCAGGCATGAAGTGCAGGCAGTCACCGCCGAAGAACCAGAGCAAGTCGCGCGGTACCAGATGGGCAATCTGCGGGTAGCGCAGGATGACCTGGCTCATCATGTCCTGGCCCAGGTATTGGCTTTCGATCGGGTCGATGGGCAGCATGGCCCGCAGCTCATCAAAGCGTTCCAGGAACAAAGCGTGGCTTTCCTCGGGAACCTGTTCGGCTTCGCCGACGGCAACCAGGATACTGCGCAGGTGGTCGAGCAAGACGAGATGATCGGCAACGACGTTGGACACGAGAGTAAGTCCTCAAAAGCAAAAACGGGCGCGAGAGTATATAGCTCTCGCGCCCGCTTTTATATGACCGCCGGTATCAGCGGACTCGGCCAGGTGCCTGGGCCAACTCCTCTTTGCTGAAGTCATCCACGTCGATCACCTTGCGCCGCGCAGCTTCCGCGTCCCGCAGGGTTTGTGCTTCAGCCGGTTGCAGCACGCCAGCTTCCAGTGCGGCATCGATGGCGTGTTCCCCGGCCCGTGGCTTGACCTGCCCGCTCTTGAGGGCGGCGTGCAGTGTTTTTTGCAACGGATGGCTGGCACCCAGCAGGTCGTAGGCATGTTGCAGCGCGCCGACCGGGTCTTCCGCCGACTGTGGACGGTAGCAGCCTGCCAGCAGCTCTTCGAGGGTCGGATCGCCCTTGGCGCGTCCAATCACCGCCGCGACTTCGGCGTCCAGTGCATCGGATGGGCCTTTATGGCGGCGACCGAACGGGAACACGATGACCCGCATCAGGCAGCCCAGCACTTTGTTGGGGAAGTTGCTGAGCAACTCATCCAGCGCGCGCTCCGACTGGCCAAGGCTTTCTTCCATGGCCCAGGCAAACAGCGGCTCCAGATGGTCCGGGGAGTCGAGGTCGTGGTAACGCTTGAGCGCCGCCGAGGCCAGGTACATATGACTGAGCACATCCCCGAGCCGTGCCGACAGGCGTTCGCGACGTTTCAACTCGCCCCCCAGCAGCATCATGCTCAGGTCCGCCAGCAGGGCAAATGCTGCGGCTTGGCGATTGAGCGCGCGGAAGTAGCCCTGGCTCAAACGGTTGCCCGGAGCTTTTTCGAAATGGCCCAGACCCAGGTTCAACACCAGGGTGCTGGCGGCGTTGCTTACGGCAAAGCCGATATGCTGCATCAACAGGCCATCGAACTCCTTGAGTGCCTGGTCGCGGTCTTCACGACCGGCCAGGGCCATTTCCTTGA
The Pseudomonas hygromyciniae genome window above contains:
- a CDS encoding alanyl-tRNA editing protein, which gives rise to MTQRLFFTHDHLVADVDVLECTPVEQQFAVVLQSTIFHPQGGGQPFDTGRLGDSNVLKVVQEAERIVHYVDQPVALGPVQARVDGQRRTLHTRLHSAGHLIGNAGETLGWMPIKAHHWPGEGKISFIRGESAQDMQADALQEQVNQWIGTDLPRHMTLDGDTREVGFGDLPPYACGGTHVQALAQVGQVTILGLSEKKGTLSVRYSLD
- a CDS encoding LysR family transcriptional regulator encodes the protein MSINLPLPLLGEMAIFVKVVEAGSFSEAARQLGASPSAVSRSISRLEKALATRLLQRTTRKLRLSEGGEEVFKRCQEMVNAARSVMEVSGQYTHEAEGLVRVSVPKAVGRFVVHPHMPEFLRRYPKVDVQLILEDRQVDLIDDNVDLSIRITDSPPPGLVGRQLLPIEHLLCATPQYLAAHGTPLHPHDLLEHSCIYLGETPGDARWKFRQAGKTVTVGVRGRYAANHTGVRLDAVLQDVGIGSLPYFTARHALEEGRLVQVLAQWDFIASYHGDAWLLHSPTRYLPPKLRVFIDYLVECMAREPTLRRR
- a CDS encoding PA2817 family protein, whose translation is MSNVVADHLVLLDHLRSILVAVGEAEQVPEESHALFLERFDELRAMLPIDPIESQYLGQDMMSQVILRYPQIAHLVPRDLLWFFGGDCLHFMPDDELDLYQALEERRFEAEQNDEPFDWNQEKQLLAMSNDQPKH